One part of the Corynebacterium sp. CNCTC7651 genome encodes these proteins:
- a CDS encoding type II toxin-antitoxin system Phd/YefM family antitoxin, whose amino-acid sequence MKTLSITEASRSGISGLVAAAESGEPIALARHGRVVAEVVSADQMATLRQAQESLLDAALVMARFVTDSGERTDLDDALEMFGFSRTELEAELAEEIATGRL is encoded by the coding sequence ATGAAGACGCTTTCTATCACCGAGGCATCTCGTTCCGGCATTTCGGGCTTGGTTGCGGCTGCCGAATCGGGTGAACCTATCGCGCTGGCGCGCCACGGACGTGTCGTTGCTGAGGTTGTATCTGCGGACCAGATGGCCACTCTCCGGCAAGCCCAGGAGTCTCTGCTTGATGCTGCGCTTGTGATGGCACGCTTTGTTACCGACAGCGGGGAACGAACCGACCTTGACGATGCGCTTGAGATGTTCGGTTTTAGCCGTACCGAGCTTGAGGCGGAACTCGCCGAAGAGATAGCTACCGGCAGGTTATGA
- a CDS encoding type II toxin-antitoxin system RelE/ParE family toxin, translated as MSELPPRATVRLTADAVADIRHLQKRDPSISRLIFRRILFLEKSPHAGEPLLGARVGFRKLVAGNRHYRIIWRIARSEQHDAIIEIAEVWAAGARSDGEIYQEMQKRVEAVKLNGAPETRPLVEVIEEMGQLYLDMRSHAEPPPQLPEWLKQALKEQLQLSAAQIAGLTQEKAQKLLAEHWSRPK; from the coding sequence ATGAGTGAGTTGCCGCCAAGAGCGACTGTCCGTCTAACTGCGGATGCAGTTGCGGATATTCGGCACCTGCAAAAGCGAGATCCGAGTATCTCGCGGCTCATTTTCCGACGGATTCTTTTTCTGGAGAAATCCCCTCATGCAGGCGAACCTCTATTGGGGGCACGGGTGGGCTTCCGGAAGCTCGTGGCAGGCAACCGCCATTACCGGATCATTTGGCGGATTGCTCGCAGCGAGCAACATGATGCGATCATCGAGATAGCGGAAGTGTGGGCTGCTGGCGCTCGGTCGGACGGCGAGATCTACCAAGAGATGCAGAAACGGGTTGAGGCGGTAAAACTGAACGGCGCCCCTGAAACCCGGCCACTCGTCGAGGTAATCGAGGAAATGGGGCAGCTGTACCTCGACATGAGGAGCCACGCCGAGCCCCCACCCCAGTTACCGGAATGGCTCAAACAAGCCCTGAAGGAACAGCTGCAGCTCTCTGCCGCCCAAATAGCAGGATTAACCCAGGAGAAGGCTCAGAAGCTCCTTGCAGAGCACTGGAGCAGGCCTAAATAG